Sequence from the bacterium genome:
CTGGTACTCGATGGCGGCCTCCCCGAACGCGCCGAAGAGGGCGCCGCCGAGCGATGAGGGACGAGGCGATGCCCTGGTGGCGGCACTACTTCGATGAGACCTTCTTCCGCCTCCACGAGCCGCTGTTCCCGGAGGAGGAGAGCCGGCGCGAGGTGGGCGCGATGCTGGACCTCATGGGCCTGCCCGCCGGCTCGCGTATCCTGGATGCGCCGTGCGGCTGGGGGCGGCACACCGTGCTGTTCGGTGAGGCCGGCGTCCAGCCGTTCGGAGCGGATCTCTCGTTCCCGTTGCTCTCCCGGGCGGCGGGGGCGTTGTCCTCCGCCGGATCGCCGGTCCGGCTCGCCGCCGCCGACCTGCGCGCGCTGCCGTTCCGCGACGGGGTGTTCGACGGCGTCGTCAACGTCTTCACCAGCCTCGGCCTGTTCGTGGATGACGCCGAGGACCTCCGTGCCCTCCGGGAGGCGCGCCGCGTGCTCCGCCCCGGTGGCCGGTTCTTGCTCGAAACCATGCACCGGGACGACGTCGTGGCCGCATACGCTCACCGCGACCGCTGGACGTTGCCCGACGGGACCGAGGTGCGTGTGCGTCGGCGCTTCGATCCCGTGACCGGCGTCAGCTACGAGCGGCTGTGGTGGCGGAGAGGGGAAGAGCGGGGCGAGAAGCGGCATGCCCTGCGCCTGCGGACGGCCACGGAAGTGGATGGGCTTCTCCGTGCCGCCGGCTTCACCGGCATGCGCTATTACGGTGATTGGTCCGGCGAGCCGTTCACCCACGAATCCCCGACGCTGATCGTCGTGGCGGAGCGGAGGGACTGAGCGGCCCGGGACCGACTTGCCCGCAACCTCGCGAGTCCCTTAAACTTCCAGCGTCCCAAGCGCGTGGCGAGGCCGTTCGCCACGCGCAGTCCCGGACGGGAACCCATGAGCGAACGAAAGATCCGCGTGCTGGTGGCGAAGCCGGGCCTCGACGGCCACGACCGCGGAGCGAAGGTGATCGCCAGCGCGTTCCGCGATGCCGGCTTCGAGGTGATCTACACCGGGCTGCACCAGACGCCCGAAATGATCGTGAACGCCGCCGTGCAGGAGGATGTGGACGTCGTCGCCCTGTCCATCCTCTCCGGCGCGCACATGACATTGTTCCCCCGTGTGCTCGAGCTCCTGCGCGAGCAGGGCATGGACCATGTGCTCGTGACCGGCGGCGGCATCATCCCCGAGGAGGACATGGAGGCGCTCCAGCGCATGGGGGTCGGCCGTCTCTTCGGGCCCGGCACGCCCACATCCGAGCCGATCGAGTACATCCGGAACTGGTTCGCCGAGCATGGCCGCGACCGGGAAGGCTGATGCGGCGCCGGCGGGATCACGGCGACTCAAGCGCCTGACGCGAGAGGTGCTCGAGCTGGAGGCGCGCCTCCAGCTCGGCGGCGGGCCGGAGAAGATCGAGCGGCAGCACGCCCAGAACAAGCTGACCGCCCGCGAGCGCATCGGCCACCTGCTGGACCCGGACACGCGCTTCCTTGAGATCGGCCTGCTCGTCGCGTACGACCAGTACGATGGCCAGGCGCCCGCGGCCGGCGTGGTGACCGGTGTGGGCGTTGTGCACGGCCGCCCCGTGGTGGTCGTGGCCAACGACGCGACGGTGAAGGCCGGGTCCTGGTGGCCGGAGACGATCCGCAAGATCCTCCGCGCCCAGGAGATCGCGATGCGCTGCCGCGTGCCGATCGTCTACCTGGTGGACAGCGCGGGCGTGAACCTCCCTTACCAGGGCGGCGTCTTCCCCGGCCAGTACGGCGCCGCCCGAATCTTCTTCTACAACTCGATCATGCGGCGGTACCTCAGGGTGCCGCAGATCGCGGCGGTGATGGGGCCGTGCATTGCCGGCGGCGCGTACCTGCCCGCCCTTTCGGACGTGATCCTCATGGTCGAGGGCACGAGCTTCATGGGGCTGGGCGGGCCGAACCTCGTCAAGGGCGCCACCGGCCAGACCGTGGATGCGGAGACGCTGGGCGGCGCCTGGACGCACACGGCGTTGAGCGGCGTCGCCCATTACCGGGTGCCGGACGACCGCGCGTGCATCGCCCGCATCCGTCAGATCATCGCCGAGCTCCCGTACGTCCCCCCGGCCGGCGGGGAAGCCGAGCCCCGGCCGCCCGCGCGCCAGCCCGCCGAGGCCTACGGCATCCTGCCCGACGACCACCGTCAGCCCTACGACATGCGGGCGCTGCTGGCGTGCCTGCTCGACGCCGGCACGCTGGACGAGTTCCAGGCCGATCTCGCGCCCGAGATGATCTGCGGCACCGCTCGGCTGGACGGGCTCGCGGTAGGGGTGATCGCCAACGCCCGCGGGTTGGTCCGGCCACCCGGCGGCGGGCCGCCCCGCTTCGGCGGCATCATCTACACGCAGAGCGCGGAGAAGGTGGCCTATTTCATCGAGACCATGAACCGCTTCGGCACACCGCTGCTGTTCGTCCAGGACGTGAGCGGCTTCATGGTCGGGCCCGAGGCGGAGCAGTCGGGCATCATCCGGGCGGGGGCGCGCTTCGTCGAGGCGATGGCGACGGCGACCGTCCCCAAGGTCGTGCTCACGATCAACCACGCGTCCGGTGCGGGCTACTACGCCATGGCCGGGCAGGGGTTCGACCCGGACTTCATCTTCACGTGGCCGACCGGCCGGATGGGCGTCATGGAGGGCGAGAGCGCGGTCTACGCCCTCTTCGGCCCGCAGCTCGAGGAACTGAAGCAGCAGGGCAAGGAGCCGGATGAAGAGCTCCGAGCCCGCATCGACGCCGTCCGCGCCGATTACGAGCACCAGCTCGACGCGCGCTTCGCCGCGGCCCGGGGCTACGTGGACGCCATCATCTTCCCGGAAGAAACGCGCGAGGTGCTCGCCTTCGCGCTCCGCACGGCGCTCCACAACCCGGGACCGCACATCGGGCCGTTCGGCGCGCTGGAGGGCGTTCCCGGCGCGCTGCCGTCCTGGCGCGCCGGCACGGGGGAACCGCAGCCATGAGAGGCCAGCTCCGCCCCATCCGCATCGCCTCCGGCCAGGGCTTCTGGGGGGATCGCCTGGACGCGCCGGTGGACCAGGTGCGTCGCGGCCCCATTGACTTCCTGATGTTGGACTACCTGGCGGAAGTCACGATGTCCATCCTCCAGAAGCAGCGCGCGCGGGATCCTTCCCAGGGGTACGCGCGCGACTTCGTCCCCCTCATGGCCGAGATCCTGCCGGACTGCGTCCAGAAGGGCATCCGCGTCGTCACCAACGCCGGGGGCGTGAACCTCCCCGCTTGCCGGGACGCGGTGCTCGAGGAGGCGAGGAAGGCGGGGCTCTCCGGGAAGGTGAAGGTCGGCGTCGTCGTCGGGGACGACATCCTCGACCGCCTGCCGGAGCTGATCGAACGCGGCCACACCCTGCGCCACATGGAGACGGGCGAGCCGCTCGAGACGGTCCTGGACCGGGTGCAGAGCGCCAACGCGTACATCGGCGCGCGGCCCATCGTCGAGGCGCTGGAGCGCGGAGCCACCGTCGTCGTCACCGGCCGCTCGACGGACACCGCGCTCACCTACGCGCCCATGATGTACGCCTTCGGCTGGGCGCCGGACGCCTACGACTGCCTCGCCGCCGGCGTCGTCGCGGGCCACATCAACGAGTGCGGCGCGCAGGCCTCCGGCGGCAACTGCCTCGCCGATTGGGAGACGATCCCCGACCTCGCCGATGTCGGCTACCCCATCATCGAGGCGTACCCGGACGGTCGCTTCATCGTCACCAAGCACGAGGGGACGGGCGGGCGCGTGAACCGCGCCACCGTGACCGAGCAGCTCCTCTACGAGTTGGGCGACCCGCGCGAGTACATCACCCCCGATGTCATTGCGGACTTCACGACCATCCGGCTCGAGGAGCTGGGCAACGACCGCGTGCGTGTCAGCGGCGTCAAGGGCCGCCCGCCCACGGACAAGCTCAAGGTCTCGATCTCGTACCACGCGGGCTACAAGGCCGTCGGCACCCTCGTCTACGGCTGGCCCGACCCGGTGAAGAAGGCCGTGGCAGCGGATCGAATCCTGCGGGAACGGCTGGATCGGCTCGGGCTCCGCTTCGACGAGGTGCGGACGGAGTTCGTCGGCTGGAACGCCACACACGGCCCGCTCGCGGGCCCTCCGCCGCCCGACCTGCCCGAGGTCGAGCTGCGGGTCGCCGTCCGCGGCCGGGACCGTGCCGCGATCGAGCGATTCACCCGCGAGATCGCGCCGCTCATCCTGTCGGGGCCACCCACCGTCACCGGCTTCGCCGGCGGCCGGCCCAAGGTGCAGGAGATCGTGGCGTTCTGGCCCGCCCTCATTGACCGCAGGGAGATCGAGCCGTCCCTGCGGGTGGAGGTGACGACAGCGTGAACGGCGGAACGAGGCTCACCGCTGGGCTCGTCGTTGCGATCCTCGCGCTGCTGGCGTTCATCGGGCTGGTCTTCAGCGGGCACGTGCTGCTGGCCTTCGCCGCTCTCGTGGTCGCCCTGGCCCTGGGCGTCTCGGAGCTGCGCCAGCGGCAGCGCCCGCCCGAACCAGGAGAGTAGCGATGTCGGCTCCGCCACGCGACGGAGCGCGCCGCACCGTGCCGTTGCTCCGACTCGCGCACGCCCGCTCGGGAGACAAAGGCGACACGGTGAACATCGGGCTGATCGCGCGCCGACCCGAGTACTATCCGCTGCTGGTCGAGCGGGTCACGGCGGAACGCGTCAAGCAGCACTTCGGCCCGATGGTGAAAGGTGGGGTCGAGAGGTTCGAACTGCCCAACCTCTACGCCCTGAACTTCCTGTTGCACGGAGCGCTGGACGGCGGCGGCACGGTCTCGCTCATGACCGATGCACAGGGCAAGACGTTCTCGACTGCGCTGCTGCGCATGGAGATCGAGGTGCCCGACGAAGTGATCCGTTCCCTCGAGACCACGCGAGCCGCGACATGAAAGACGGGCGCGTGTTGTACGATGTCGCCGACGGCGTCGCCGCCCTCACGCTGAACCGGCCGGAGAAGCGGAACGCGCTGGACGCCGCCACGGTCGCCGCGCTGCGTGAGGCGTTCGCGCGCGCCGGCGCGGATCCAGACGCGCGCGTGGTGTTGCTGCGCGGCGCGGGCAACGACTTCTGCGCGGGCGCCGACCTCGCGCACATGGAGCGCCTCGCCGAGACCGGCGATCCGCTGGAGAACCTCGCGGACGCGAGCGCCCTCGGCGATCTGTTCATCGAAATGCGGCGGCTGGAGAAGCCGATCGTCGCGGCGGTTCACGGCCACGCCTTCGCCGGGGGCGCCGGCCTCGCCACCGCGTGCGACCTCGTGGTCGCGAGCGAGAGCGCGATCTTCGGCTACCCTGAGGTCCATCTCGGCTTCGTGCCCGCCATGGTCATGACACTGCTGCGGCGGGTGACGACGGAGCGGCAGGCGTTCGAACTGGTGGCACGCGGGGACCGGATCGATGCAGCCGAGGCACGGCGGCTCGGGCTCGTCAACCGCATCTTCGCCGATGCCACGTTCGAGCAGGACGCGCTCGAATACGCACGCGAGCTCGCCGCCCGACCGCCCTCCGCGTTGCGCCTCATCAAGCGGCTGCTCTACGGCATTGACGGCGCCTCCTTCGAGGAGGGGATCCGCCGTGGCGCCGAAGTCAACGTGCTCGCCCGCAGCACCGATGAGGCGCGGGCCGGTGTGCGGCGCTTCCTCGAACGTCGGAGCGACCGGTGATGGGGATCTTCCGCCCCGACCGCACACGCCGGGAGCCGGACCGTCTCCTGAAGCTGAAGATGATCATCTTCGCGATCGGCGCCGCGGTCGCGCTCGCCGGCATCGCTTACGACCGGCGCCCGCTCCTCCTGCTCGCCAGCGCCATCCTCGCC
This genomic interval carries:
- a CDS encoding methylmalonyl-CoA mutase; translation: MSERKIRVLVAKPGLDGHDRGAKVIASAFRDAGFEVIYTGLHQTPEMIVNAAVQEDVDVVALSILSGAHMTLFPRVLELLREQGMDHVLVTGGGIIPEEDMEALQRMGVGRLFGPGTPTSEPIEYIRNWFAEHGRDREG
- a CDS encoding propionyl-CoA carboxylase gives rise to the protein MAATGKADAAPAGSRRLKRLTREVLELEARLQLGGGPEKIERQHAQNKLTARERIGHLLDPDTRFLEIGLLVAYDQYDGQAPAAGVVTGVGVVHGRPVVVVANDATVKAGSWWPETIRKILRAQEIAMRCRVPIVYLVDSAGVNLPYQGGVFPGQYGAARIFFYNSIMRRYLRVPQIAAVMGPCIAGGAYLPALSDVILMVEGTSFMGLGGPNLVKGATGQTVDAETLGGAWTHTALSGVAHYRVPDDRACIARIRQIIAELPYVPPAGGEAEPRPPARQPAEAYGILPDDHRQPYDMRALLACLLDAGTLDEFQADLAPEMICGTARLDGLAVGVIANARGLVRPPGGGPPRFGGIIYTQSAEKVAYFIETMNRFGTPLLFVQDVSGFMVGPEAEQSGIIRAGARFVEAMATATVPKVVLTINHASGAGYYAMAGQGFDPDFIFTWPTGRMGVMEGESAVYALFGPQLEELKQQGKEPDEELRARIDAVRADYEHQLDARFAAARGYVDAIIFPEETREVLAFALRTALHNPGPHIGPFGALEGVPGALPSWRAGTGEPQP
- a CDS encoding DUF1446 domain-containing protein, with amino-acid sequence MRGQLRPIRIASGQGFWGDRLDAPVDQVRRGPIDFLMLDYLAEVTMSILQKQRARDPSQGYARDFVPLMAEILPDCVQKGIRVVTNAGGVNLPACRDAVLEEARKAGLSGKVKVGVVVGDDILDRLPELIERGHTLRHMETGEPLETVLDRVQSANAYIGARPIVEALERGATVVVTGRSTDTALTYAPMMYAFGWAPDAYDCLAAGVVAGHINECGAQASGGNCLADWETIPDLADVGYPIIEAYPDGRFIVTKHEGTGGRVNRATVTEQLLYELGDPREYITPDVIADFTTIRLEELGNDRVRVSGVKGRPPTDKLKVSISYHAGYKAVGTLVYGWPDPVKKAVAADRILRERLDRLGLRFDEVRTEFVGWNATHGPLAGPPPPDLPEVELRVAVRGRDRAAIERFTREIAPLILSGPPTVTGFAGGRPKVQEIVAFWPALIDRREIEPSLRVEVTTA
- a CDS encoding enoyl-CoA hydratase, which translates into the protein MKDGRVLYDVADGVAALTLNRPEKRNALDAATVAALREAFARAGADPDARVVLLRGAGNDFCAGADLAHMERLAETGDPLENLADASALGDLFIEMRRLEKPIVAAVHGHAFAGGAGLATACDLVVASESAIFGYPEVHLGFVPAMVMTLLRRVTTERQAFELVARGDRIDAAEARRLGLVNRIFADATFEQDALEYARELAARPPSALRLIKRLLYGIDGASFEEGIRRGAEVNVLARSTDEARAGVRRFLERRSDR